GGGTCTCTTTGATGGACTTCACGGCGTACGCCAGCTTGCCCGAACAAAGTCAGGAACGACAAACGCTGGAAGAAATTATGAGGACCCGAAAAGAAATCGTTGAAGTGACGATAATGGAAGGAATAGATCGAAAAAATGATCTTTTACGAGAATTGGGCTCGGCTTGTCCTGAGTCACGTGCTTCAAAGACGTCTATTTCATCTAGTGCGATACGAGCTCACGCGCGAGGCGAGGCGGCCGCAGCGTTGAAAAAAGCCGAAATGCAGAGGAAAATCAATGAGCTTCAATCGATATCTGCGATTGCACTAGAACTTGAAGAGAGGAAAAGACGAGAAGACGAATTGGTCTTTGCATGGAGAAAACGGGAAGACCAAGCACGCCTGGAATCCTTACGTGTCGAACAAGAGGCAGCTGCAGCGGTGGCGCGAGCCGAGGCCATTGATGAGGAGCTCGGACTTAGTCATGAGAATCAGCTACCAGATCTACCCGTTGAAGAACCTCGTAAACGTGTTGAGAAATACGTCAACAGCCAACCGTGGGTACCTGAGCCTCGAGGTAACACGTCACGCTTCACCACCCCTGATTTCCTGTCCAAGTCggtcaagaaagaaaagcaagatCCTCTAGAGAAGCCGAACCCAGGAGCATTGCCCTCAACCTCCAGCCAAACTGCTCGATTCTCCAATCCAGCCGACCGCATGGAATGTCTTATTCAGTTTATGACTCGAAGGGAGCTGATCGCCAACAAAATAGAAAAGTTTGACGATCGTCCAGAAAACTTCAATACTTGGAAAGCAGCGTTCAAGAATATGACAAATGATGTAAATATCACTGCAAGTGAGGAGCTACCCCGAATGTTAGCGTACACCACTGGACAGTCCAAAAGACTTGTTCAGCGACTACGCAATGCTTACATAGAGAATCTGGCTGCGGGAGTACAAGAGTCCTGGAAAAAGTTAGGCGAACGTTTTGGCTCAACCGCGATCATTACCAATGTGCATTTGAACAAACTCACGACATTCCCTGCATTGGCACCAAAGGACAATAAAGGTCTGCAAGAATTGGGGGACTTAATGTTAGAGTTGCAGTGTGCAAAGGAAGATGGTGGTCTTGCAGGTCTCAAAATTCTTGATGAATCCGCCTTCCTGAAACCAGTGCTTATCAAGCTACCGGAAGAACTCCAGGGAAGATGGCAAAGGCACGCATACCGTTTCAAATCACCGCACGGTGTTGACTACCCTCCCCCCCCTTTTCGGGCACAAGAACGGAATAATCCGTTTTTATCCATAGAGAACCAAGAGAGGAAGCGCCACTCGGTCAAGCCACCTGTCAAACCTCTGAACGAACCTTCTGATGAGCCATCAATTGAACAAGGCCTCTCAGCATTTAGGACCGACATCACAGATGATGCACTCAAGAATTCAACTACGCGGGACCCTGCCAGGTGGTGCGTCGTTCACAAACTATCGCATCCACTCAGCAAATGCCGTGCCTTCAGGGTCGTGCCCCTCACGGAAAGGAAGAATCTGCTTAGCCAACACCGAATCTGCTTCCATTGCCTCGCCACAACTAATCACCTAGCGAAGGATTAAGTAGTCGAAGTCAAATGCTCTGAGTGTCACAGTGATAAGCATGTTACAGCATTATATGCGGGAGGGCCGGCAAGCCACCACCAGAAGAAGTAGCACCGAAAGATGCCCACCAGTATGGCGGGGAGCCTGCTGTGACATCTAGCTGCTCAGAGGTGTGTGGAAACACAATGGCAGGCAAGTCTTGCGCAAAGATATGTCTCGTGAACATCTATCCAAACAGTCAACCCGAGAAACAAGGTTAAGGCATATGTGGTCATTGATGATCAAAGTAACTGTTCGCTAAAGTCAAGCCATGGGAAGACGCGCCCACAACCTTATTGTTGAATCCTTCGATGACATGCAGAGCCACATGTTGCCCATCCTCCCAGAATGTAGTGCTATCCCAGACAGCAGAGAAAGAATTCCAACCCCTGCCCGTGGCTAGAGCCCATCCCCATCTAGAAGCTATCGCTGAGAAGATCCCTGAGTTAGACCCAGAAGCTGAGATTCTCCTGCTTGTCGGAAGAGACGCACCGCCCCTCCACAAAGTTCATGAGTCCCGAAACGGACCCAGGAATGCACCATGGGCTCAACGCCTTGACCTGGGATGGGTGGTGTTAGGAAACGTCTGTATGGATGGGGCTCCTAAGCCCACTGAGGTCTCTTCTTACAGGACAAAAGTTCTCGACAATGGCCGACCCTCCTTTCTGCTACCCTGCAACAACCGGCTTTACGTTAAACATGGTTCACATGCAGACTCCACAACTTATTTGGAAACTAGTAAAAGGAAGGGAACCTTCTTCAAAGGGAGCTTTGAAGATGGACTGGGAGACAACGTCTTTGCGTGCACTAAGGATGACAGCAGACCAGGAATGTCAGTGGAGGATCGGAAGTTCATTAACAACATGAACAGTTCATTAGCCAGGGATGAATGTGGTAGCTGGGAGGCGCCCTTACCTGTCCGTGAAGAATTTAACAGGCTTCTCAGCAACCGAAAGACGCAGTCAAACGCCTGAAGTCAACTAGACGGACACTTGACAAGAAACCGTTGATTAAACGGCACTACTTTGACTTCATGCAGAAATTGTTCGAAAAAGGTCATGCAGAAACCGTACCGAAAACAGAATTAAGCCCTTCTACTCCACGCTGGTATCTGCCCCACTTTGAAGTGTACCACCCCCAAAACCCGGATAAAATACGTGTGGTTTTTGACTCCGCAGCTGAAACCAAAGGAACGTCCCTGAACAAGGTACTGCTCTCAGGACCTGACCTCACAAACAACCTACTAGGCGTCCTGCTACGCTTCCGGCAAGACATTGAGGGCTTTGTGGCGGACATTTAACAAATGTTCCACTCCTTCTTAGTTCAAGAACAACATAGGGACCTATTGCGATTTTTCTGGTACAAGGATAACGATCCAAACGGAGAGCTGACTGAATACCGAATGAAAGTTCATGTCTTTGAAAACACCTCCTCACCAGCAGTAGTCGCATTCTGCCTTAGAAAAACAGCGGATGTTGGAGAGCAAGAATTTGGCTCAGATGCCAAAGACTTTGTGTACAATAATTTCTATGTCGATGACGGGTTAAAGTCTGTGGCCAATCCCGCTGAAGCCATTGACCTGTTGACTCGCGCAAGAGCCATGTTAGCCACAGCAAATCTACGTCTACATAAGGTAGCATCTAGTCATCCAGAAGTGACTCATGCCTTTCCAAGAGAAGACCAAGCCTCCGAACTCCGCGACCTAGACTTCTCTCTAGATACTGTGCCAGTACAGCGTGCATTAGGGGTGCAGTGGGACATATCAGCAGACGCATTCACCTTCAAAGTCTCTCTGGGGAAGAGGCCATTTACAAGACGAGGCGTGCTCTCCGTCCTCAATAGTCTTTATGATCCACTAGGACTTGCAGCTCCAGTTATTGTTAGAGGGAAGCTCCTTCTTAGATCCATGATGGCCAGTGTCAGCAACATTCAGCCAGAAAGCTGGGATGAACCGTTAGCAGAAGAGCAAAGGCCGACTTGGAAAGCATGGTGCAAGGCTTTGCAAGCTCTAACGCTTCTGATTGTCCCTCGTTGCTACACAGTAGCTTCATCTACAGGAGTCAGAAGACGGGAAGTACATACCTTCTGCGACGCGTCCAATAACGCCAGCGGAGCAGTCTCATACCTCAGAGCTGTCCAAGACGATGGAAGCATCCAAGTGTCTTTCGTTTTTGGGAAGGCGAAGCTGGCCCCATCTCATGCCACAACCATCCCCCGTCTCGAGCTGTGTGTGGCCACACTTGGCATTGAAATCTCAGAGCTAATAAACCAGGAGTTGGACATGGATGCATAAAGCCTGACGCAGTCGCGTACTACTCCGATAGCAGAGTAGTTCTTGGTTATATCAGCAACGAGACACGGCGCTTTTATGTCTACGTCAGCAATCGGGTGGAGCGCATTAGGAAATCCTCATCTCCTGAACAATGGTATTATGTACCTTCCCACCAGAATCCGGCTGATCTGGCCACACAATCGGTAGATGCTCAGAACCTGAGTAGCAGTATGTGGCTTCATGGACCTACCTTCCTTTACCATCAGGAAGTATCAGTCAACTTCAGAGACTGCAGAAGATGACCCAGAAGTCCGCCAAGTAGTGCAGGCCCTGGCAACTCAAATTATGCCTGACAAACCTCTAGGGACCAGAAGTTTCGCTTAGTTTTCACAGTGGGCAACTCTTGTGAGAGCAATTGGAAGACTTCTCTCCTTTGTCCAGTCACATCGTCAAGAGTCCCTAGAGAAGCCTAGTACCACAGAAGGTAGAAAGCCGACGCCATCCGCTTGTCTGCTAAATAGAGCGAAGGTCTTGATCATACAGAATGTTCAACGTGAAGCTTATGAACAGGAAATCAGCTGCCTCAACAACTCTGATGGGTTGCAGAAGACAAGTCCTCTTCTCAAGCTAAACCCAATAGTTGATAATGATGGACTCGTTAGAGTTGGCGGCCGACTACGAAGAGCAAGTCTGAGCAATGAGGATAGCCACCCCTTGATAGTGCCAAGTTCACATCACGTCTCAAGTCTCCTGATAAAGCATTATCACGAAAAAGTACAACATCAGGGGCGATATTTCACACTCGGCCTGATCCGAAGCATTAGGTTCTGGAGAGTCGGAAGCAAGCGAGCTGTGAACAGCGCCATTAACAATTATATTAAGTGCAAGAGGCTGAGGGGTCGGAAACAGACACAAAAAATGGTCGATCTCCTCATTGATCGACCTACTCCCGCACTCCCATTCAGCTTCGTTGGCCTTGACGTCTTTGGACCTTGGCTCGTCAGCGCTCGACGGACAAGAGGAGGAATGGCCAACAACAAACGTTGGGCTGTGCCCTTCACTTGCCTAACTACAAGAGCTATCCATATCGAAGTAATAGAGTCTATGGACGCCTCGTGTCTCATCAACGCCTTGCGCAGATTCCTAGCCTTGCGAGGACCAGCAGTACAGTTTCGCTCAGACTGTGGTACCAATTTTGTGGGTGCGCAAAACGAGCTGCAATCTTCCCTTAAAGATATGGATGACAGAGCCATTCAGTCTTACTTAGCAACTGAAGGCTGCAACTGGATCTTCAATGCTCCTCGCGCCTCTCATGCTGGCGCAGTTTGGGCACGAATGATAGGGGTGACCAGAAGGATCTTGAACTCCGTTCTTGCTGATCTCGGGCCCAAATGACTTACTCATGAAGTTCTCACAACACTAATGGCAGAGGTAACAACTATTGTGAATGCCAGACCCCTATTGCCCGTGCCATCTGATCCATAAATGCCGGAGATTCTCACCCCAGCCACTTTGCTAACACAGAAGTCCAGAACCTTGAAATCCATACCTGGGAATTTCAGCAGCACAGAACTGTACAGCAAGCAGTGGAGGCAGGTTCAACACTTAGCCAACATGATTTGGACCCGCTGGTGTAAAGAATACCTGCCAACCGTTCAGCCAAGAAGGAAGTGGCAAGGCGAGACCAGGAACCTAGAAGAAGGAGATTTGGTTCTCCTTCACTGTAAAGAGTCACCTAGAAACTACTGGCCTCTTGCCAGGATCACCAAGGCTTACGTTTCCGCAGACGGCAAAGTACGCAAGGTTGACCTGGTGACAGCGAAAGACGGCTCTACAAAGAGTTACACTAGGCCTGTCACTGAAGTCATCCTACTTAGAGTTTAGAAAGATTTCGAGAAGATGAGAACTCCACTTGGATGAACTGTCTAAGTCTTTCTAGACAAAAGCGAAGTGTCACAGCTTCGTGCTGGAGACTAGGACTGAACCCTTTGACTTAGGACGTTAATGTTTCGTTTAGATGTCGTAGTGGTATTTTCTGATATTAGACGGGGAGTGTTCTGTCACGCATGTCACGCGTCTAGCGTTACTGTATGGTTTAGCGTTGTGTTTCATCGCCAGGTGTCATATGTTGATTTTCAATGTGATTATATTGTCGCGTTCGCCAGTGAAAACCCTTTCTCGTTTCACCGCGAAAATTTACTTCGAATAAATCTGGTTACACTGACTGATGAGTGATGTACGTCTCGTTTGTTTCGGAAAACAAGCTTATGAATCAGGGTCTGAAGGATTAGAACAAaagtaaatattaaaaaaaaagatcagtggtgttcttttcttttttgtgaagTCCAAAACGAAATTCCGTCtttagagtgtgttcacatgacctCACAGCGGctatgttggaggagtaaacaaagaaacgccGGCGATCTTGGAGGAGTGAATCCctccttttctttcattatccaaatatggcttctggtcacatgagcgaacacactctataatCAATGCAATCCTGTCTGTAGCATTGGATTCACCATACCTTCCGTGCGACCTACTGCACGGTTCAGTGACCAACTGTTATGCGCGTAAACCCGATTGAATTACCTTTCTCTATTGTATTTCCGCAGCGCCATTGGGTTCAATTGAAGAACTCCCTGGTAAATCGTGCGCCgaaatcaaagcaagtgaaggGAAAACAATCACATACGGCATACACTGGATATATTCCGATGAAAATCTTGACCAGGCTATTCAGGCAACCTGTGATGGTAATTCGCTCAGCATTAATTAATTGATGCTATATAAAGAAATTAATCACAcatatatgtatgtatgcatttaagcaatagaaaacgttttccgtgtttgcatagcctgatataaacacgacaggggttgggagaattcgagacagttatgcaaaccctcgacttcgtctcgggtttgcataactgtcgagaattctcccaacccctcgagtgttatgcaaacacagaaaaaagttttctattgcttttatacagtaacttcctctaaaaactgcAACGCGGGAAgagatttttcaaaaaagactcattttactgatcaaaacgtatcttcctacaacattgatttcacaatgggatttctcaactgaccaatgaAAACATACATTTCAAACTCTGAtgatggcgtgtttacaactcgtgtatctttaagTCAAACAATCGTGTGCTTCgtggctcggtaaatatccaccactattcacctccacttcggtgaataattgtatacacctatttcaaaaaacgtcgtcggagagaacggcgaatggcagttgtcgaacggaaattgcaggactgaaaggaactgtggtttccatatttgcaaaaaaccaatgagttcttcgcaaccacgacggcaacaaaaaccccacagatttgcatatttggcaatggaaaacagtatttttgcacgttttgcacgtgcatttttcctcttttgacattttgaagacgtcctcgttctttctgtgacgtgaaatgaccttttttgcagtagtatggacgacgtgagcatatgatgacaaatgttcgaTTTTGTCTTGTCCGAAGCGCTGGTTCCGATTTAactccaggatagttaaagcgcatttttcaggcataatggctttgaataattgaaagattgcagaaacgcgaagtgacattttcagatgacgttctcgcttccgtcgacgtcgtgtttgcttaagctccctactgaaaCTGCCTTACGAAcagccaactggccccggcttaacatggCAAACCATATggctcgccatcgaaggtcggcattgtatggagccggcatcatgggagcttatttcctattaatattcaatacccacgtttcctttcagtcgtgtaattgccgttcgacaattgacattcgtcgttctccccgacaacattttttgaaataggtgtatatatatatataaatatatatgggagaaaaaacaaataaactacaagttcatccctacaagcctgtttcgtggtcgcccactcatcagaggtaggcttgtagggatgaacttgtagtttatttgttttttgtctcccatatatatttatatatatatatatatatatatatatatatatatatatatatatatatatatatatatataactgcagacagtactgtttcggccttctgggcctcatcagtgcagtatatatatatatatacaaaaagacaaataaactacaagttcatccctacaagcctgtttcgtggtcgcccactcatcccctgatgagtgggcgaccacgaaacaggcttgtagggatgaacttgtagtttatttgtttttttctcccatatatattttgctctacttccatgtattgagcactgttttacgaacatcaagtttacactttatatataaatatatatatatatatatatatatatatatatatatatatatatatatataatccaaaaatgggttgaaatcctcatcaactagaaagtgctcaatagttgaactagagcaatagtaaattgtaatgcaagagttaagTTATTTGGTCATTattgtattgttctgtattttcaaatatctttgattgtaaccgttatttctggcagtcgcctgatgattgcttcgcatgaagcatgaaactcagagtagcgaataaatgaccaaataacttaactcttgcattacaatttaatatatatatatatatatatatatatacataatttGCAGAAATCTCTCGTGCCAGGAGAGGGAGTTTAGATCCTACCCGCTTCTCAACTCCTTTAACGGAACCTCCCTTTTGGAACAATATGTCATAGTTTACTTGAGATTGGTCACGTGACAGCATGATTTATCTAGATGACCAGGTTATCAACAAGAATGGCGTAATTGAATCTGATTTGTGCACGAAACCTGCTGACAAGCATCAGTACCTTTATCACACAGAGTTGTAAACGTACATTTTGCAGCTGAAGTAGCGTGCAGTTTAGGTTCTCGCGACACGGTTTCTAGTCACCCTAAAGAAGGCCGATTTGTGCAGCAGCAATATACTAGGTGTTGACTCAATTCTGTCATTTCTTCACTTATGGTCTTCACTTTATTCATTACTTGAAGCAAACATCTACacgactttttatgcttgtaaGTCTTAGTCCGCTATGAAAGTGCGGTATAGATGAACCAGAGCTGCATTGATAAGAAAACTGGTGGAGGTTGACTAGTTCAAACACATTTATTTGCTGCTTTGTGTCTCATACTTATCGGGAAGCGATCATCAGGCAACCGCTAAGAATAACAAATTCGTTCTAAGgtatgcaaatttaaaattgaagAACATTTTGCTAGGGTTGCATTTGTGCGAAACGGGTTAAGCAAGAACGGGTTCAAAAACAAGTCACTAATTAaattaagtttaataatggGCAACAATTTCTGTTGTGACATATCAAGGAGCGATTGCTTCTTGTCGCTGGATTATGCAATTGCTGATTTTTTCCTGCAACGGTACAAAATGGTTTACAAAACATGGCATGGTCATAACTATGTTTCATTTGCAGACGAATGGCAAAAAATCAACGATGATCCTGTTTGTTTTGGAGCTCGAGATGATACATACGGTGCTTTCAATGTGACCAAAACTGGACATGTAAAAGCCATGAAGCTCGTTCACAGAAACGGATCAATCACGTGCCATCCCGATTATCCATCTACATTCTGGAGCTGCAGCAATGTAAATTACTATCCAAGCAACACATTTACGACCATCATCACAAATGCCAACAGAGAAGCTCTTCTGCCTCCTTCGAAAAATTTGAAGGCTAGATGCAGTCGTGAAAAGGAATTCTACATTCTTGACGGAGTTAATCAAGGATCATCAGAACTGATTCTTGGCAATCTTTCCAGGCCATTGAGTCTGCTGAAGGACCAACAGCTCCAGATATGGTACGGACAGGACTTGATTGATTGTTCTGAGAACAATAACAATGGTACTTCGTGCGTCGACATATTTGCTTGGTACTTGTGAGACTGGCAAGGTGGCTTCActattaagttaaaaaaaaata
Above is a genomic segment from Acropora muricata isolate sample 2 chromosome 1, ASM3666990v1, whole genome shotgun sequence containing:
- the LOC136921921 gene encoding uncharacterized protein isoform X1 — protein: MTLWFWLSANFLISRIIHIEATNEACRGEYSVSGMFLKRHTFKTITVDSPTRCQMLCSQDVRCQSYNFILGKYICELNNRTKEARPEDFKEDPWRFYMKGGFSRAPLGSIEELPGKSCAEIKASEGKTITYGIHWIYSDENLDQAIQATCDDEWQKINDDPVCFGARDDTYGAFNVTKTGHVKAMKLVHRNGSITCHPDYPSTFWSCSNVNYYPSNTFTTIITNANREALLPPSKNLKARCSREKEFYILDGVNQGSSELILGNLSRPLSLLKDQQLQIWYGQDLIDCSENNNNGTSCVDIFAWYL
- the LOC136921921 gene encoding uncharacterized protein isoform X2; protein product: MTLWFWLSANFLISRIIHIEATNEACRGEYSVSGMFLKRHTFKTITVDSPTRCQMLCSQDVRCQSYNFILGKYICELNNRTKEARPEDFKEDPWRFYMKGGFSRDEWQKINDDPVCFGARDDTYGAFNVTKTGHVKAMKLVHRNGSITCHPDYPSTFWSCSNVNYYPSNTFTTIITNANREALLPPSKNLKARCSREKEFYILDGVNQGSSELILGNLSRPLSLLKDQQLQIWYGQDLIDCSENNNNGTSCVDIFAWYL